From one Bacteroidota bacterium genomic stretch:
- a CDS encoding DUF5686 and carboxypeptidase regulatory-like domain-containing protein, which translates to MITKQRISSIVLVVFLIIFSVYSAKAQLTKIMGKVIDSETKEPVPFVSIYFKGTSIGSISDFNGEYALETMHAGDSLTASSIGYNPQVKVIFKNRFQTVDFELSPNSYTLNEVVIVAGENPADILLRKVIAAKDQNSNKNFDFYQYEMYNKIQFDANNFSEKFKTRKILQPFSFIFNHIDTSTVNGKAFLPVFLTETLSDVYYRKNPRTKKEVIKASKVSGFENESFSQIMGDIYQTANIYDNHIVLFEKNFVSPVANFGFAYYKYYLVDSSYIDNQWCYQIMFKPRRKQELTFTGNIWINDTTYAIKKVDMRIIDDANINFINAMDIRQVYQLLEGKYWMLTKDYMIADFNVIDDAKKTLGFYGHRSTSYNKFVFNQQAEKEIYGYPANIILKDSAIQYADERWKDFRHDTLTVKEKAIYSMIDSVKNVPIFKTYVDVIYTITNGYYIDGMFEIGPYYKMLSFNEREGARFRFGGRTSNKFSTKWMFDAYFAYGQTDEKFKYGGGFLKINSKNPRRTYGMNYKIDTEQLGQSKNAYSEDNFFNSFLSKNAINKLSMVKEYKSFYEHEWFGGFSNSLVFTHREVFPISGENFIIHEDDSEIEIPSIRTSEISLNMRFAYNEKFLMGEFERVSLGTTYPVFEATYSYGIPNLFNSDYSYHRVQLNLKQWFNVGTLGWSKYIVEAGRIWGKLPYPLLKIQEGNETYFYDELSYNLMNYYEFVSDQYISVNYIHHFDGLFLNRIPLMRKLKWREVAFIKGVTGNLSQNNKTYSTFPATTNTLEEPYWEAGLGIENIFKVIRVDAIWRLSHLDHDNINKFGIFFSFQFVF; encoded by the coding sequence ATGATAACAAAACAAAGGATTAGCAGTATCGTGCTTGTCGTATTTCTGATAATTTTTAGCGTTTATTCTGCAAAAGCGCAGCTAACGAAGATAATGGGGAAGGTAATCGATTCGGAAACCAAAGAACCGGTTCCTTTTGTAAGTATTTATTTTAAGGGAACCAGTATTGGTTCGATTTCGGATTTTAACGGTGAATATGCACTTGAAACGATGCATGCAGGCGATTCACTTACTGCCTCATCAATTGGGTATAACCCACAAGTAAAAGTGATTTTTAAAAATCGTTTTCAAACGGTCGATTTCGAATTATCACCCAATAGTTATACTTTGAACGAGGTTGTAATTGTTGCCGGTGAAAATCCTGCGGATATATTATTACGCAAAGTAATAGCTGCTAAAGATCAGAACAGCAATAAGAATTTTGACTTTTATCAGTATGAGATGTACAATAAAATCCAGTTTGATGCCAATAACTTTTCCGAAAAATTTAAGACCAGAAAAATCTTACAGCCTTTCAGCTTTATTTTTAATCATATCGATACTTCTACCGTTAACGGAAAAGCATTTCTTCCGGTATTTTTAACAGAAACCTTATCCGACGTTTATTATAGAAAAAATCCACGTACGAAAAAAGAGGTGATTAAGGCTTCAAAAGTTTCTGGGTTTGAGAATGAAAGTTTTTCACAGATCATGGGTGATATTTACCAAACCGCGAATATTTATGATAACCATATTGTATTATTTGAAAAGAATTTTGTAAGCCCTGTTGCAAATTTTGGGTTCGCTTATTATAAATATTATTTAGTCGACAGTTCATATATCGATAACCAATGGTGTTACCAAATCATGTTTAAACCAAGGCGAAAACAAGAGTTAACCTTTACCGGGAATATTTGGATCAATGACACCACTTATGCAATTAAAAAAGTGGACATGCGTATCATTGATGATGCAAATATCAATTTTATTAATGCTATGGATATTCGACAGGTTTATCAGTTATTAGAAGGCAAATACTGGATGTTAACCAAAGATTATATGATTGCCGATTTCAATGTTATTGATGATGCAAAGAAGACATTAGGCTTTTATGGACATCGTTCTACTTCTTACAATAAGTTTGTGTTTAATCAACAAGCTGAAAAGGAAATATACGGATACCCCGCTAACATAATTCTTAAAGATAGTGCCATACAGTATGCGGATGAAAGGTGGAAAGATTTCCGGCACGATACACTGACAGTAAAAGAAAAAGCCATTTACTCGATGATTGATTCCGTTAAAAATGTGCCGATTTTCAAAACATACGTAGATGTGATTTATACCATCACAAATGGCTATTATATTGATGGAATGTTTGAAATAGGGCCCTATTATAAAATGCTGAGCTTCAACGAACGGGAAGGTGCCCGTTTCAGATTTGGTGGAAGAACCAGTAATAAGTTTAGCACAAAGTGGATGTTTGATGCTTATTTTGCATATGGACAAACAGATGAAAAATTTAAGTACGGAGGGGGCTTTTTAAAGATTAATTCAAAAAATCCAAGGCGAACTTATGGGATGAATTATAAAATTGACACTGAACAATTGGGCCAAAGCAAGAATGCATACAGCGAAGATAATTTCTTTAATTCTTTTCTTAGTAAAAATGCAATTAATAAACTCTCGATGGTGAAGGAGTATAAGTCCTTTTATGAACACGAATGGTTTGGTGGATTCTCAAATTCATTAGTGTTTACCCATAGGGAAGTGTTTCCCATTTCAGGAGAAAATTTTATAATACATGAGGATGATTCAGAAATAGAAATACCTTCAATAAGAACAAGTGAAATAAGCCTCAATATGAGATTCGCGTATAATGAAAAGTTTTTGATGGGTGAATTTGAAAGGGTGAGTTTGGGTACAACCTATCCGGTTTTTGAAGCAACTTATAGTTACGGAATTCCTAATCTGTTCAACAGTGATTATTCATACCATAGAGTTCAACTGAATTTGAAGCAATGGTTTAATGTTGGTACTTTGGGTTGGTCAAAATATATTGTAGAGGCAGGTCGGATTTGGGGGAAACTTCCATATCCATTATTGAAAATTCAAGAAGGAAACGAGACCTATTTTTACGATGAATTATCCTACAACTTGATGAATTATTATGAATTTGTGAGCGATCAATACATCAGTGTTAATTATATTCATCATTTTGATGGGTTATTTTTAAACCGTATTCCGCTTATGCGAAAACTAAAGTGGAGGGAAGTTGCTTTTATAAAAGGGGTAACGGGAAACCTGAGCCAGAACAATAAAACCTACTCTACATTCCCGGCAACAACCAACACACTTGAGGAACCTTATTGGGAAGCAGGTTTGGGAATTGAAAATATTTTTAAGGTAATAAGGGTCGATGCAATTTGGCGTTTATCGCATCTTGATCATGATAATATTAATAAGTTTGGAATATTCTTCTCTTTCCAGTTCGTCTTTTAA
- the lptB gene encoding LPS export ABC transporter ATP-binding protein, translating into MILYTENIVKKYRKRAVVNDVSIKVEQGEIVGLLGPNGAGKTTSFYVMVGLIKPLSGKVFLDGKDITKEPMYRRSQLGIGYLAQEASVFRHLSVEDNLKAVLEFSLFNKEEQQERLESLLAEFGLSHIRKSLGITLSGGERRRTEIARALAVDPKFVLLDEPFAGVDPIAVEDIQLIVSKLKDRNIGVLITDHNVHETLSITDRSYLLFEGSILKDGTSEELADDEHVRKVYLGQNFELRR; encoded by the coding sequence ATGATACTATATACTGAAAATATTGTAAAGAAATATCGAAAACGAGCTGTTGTTAATGACGTTTCGATAAAGGTTGAACAAGGCGAAATTGTTGGACTTCTTGGCCCAAATGGAGCCGGGAAAACTACCTCATTTTATGTGATGGTAGGCTTAATCAAACCCTTATCAGGGAAAGTGTTTTTGGATGGAAAAGACATCACCAAAGAACCTATGTACCGTCGTTCGCAACTTGGGATTGGATATTTGGCACAGGAAGCATCTGTGTTCCGACATTTAAGTGTGGAAGATAATTTGAAAGCAGTTTTGGAGTTTTCACTTTTTAATAAAGAAGAACAGCAGGAGAGACTGGAATCATTGTTGGCAGAATTTGGACTCAGCCATATCCGGAAAAGCTTAGGGATCACCTTGTCGGGAGGAGAGCGAAGAAGAACTGAAATAGCACGCGCTCTGGCAGTTGATCCAAAGTTTGTTTTGCTCGATGAGCCATTTGCCGGAGTTGATCCTATTGCTGTTGAAGACATTCAACTTATTGTCTCAAAACTGAAAGATAGAAATATTGGTGTTCTCATTACCGATCATAATGTTCACGAAACATTAAGTATCACCGATCGATCCTATTTATTGTTTGAAGGATCAATTCTGAAGGACGGCACTTCTGAAGAATTAGCCGACGATGAACATGTCAGAAAAGTTTATCTGGGTCAGAATTTTGAACTTCGCAGATAA
- the pssA gene encoding CDP-diacylglycerol--serine O-phosphatidyltransferase: MKKNIPNYITLLNLLCGILSIVSLYNGSVEWSVYFIAFAAILDFMDGAVARIFKLQSELGKQLDSLADVVSFGLAPGFIMLFLLRISEPLPEVFFNGNNLVPFIGFLIPLFSAWRLAKFNIDTRQEEQFIGIPTPACALMIVALALINQNTFSASSWMAELTGNSYFLISATIILSILLVAEIPLLSLKFKNFKWKGNQKRFILIILSIALIAAFQVSAIPIIFLSYIIISIIFKK; the protein is encoded by the coding sequence ATGAAAAAAAACATCCCCAATTATATCACCTTATTAAACCTGCTTTGTGGTATTTTATCAATTGTATCACTCTATAATGGATCCGTTGAATGGTCGGTATATTTTATTGCATTTGCAGCAATTTTAGATTTTATGGACGGGGCAGTGGCACGTATTTTTAAACTCCAAAGTGAGCTAGGCAAACAATTAGATTCGTTAGCCGACGTAGTTTCGTTTGGATTAGCACCGGGCTTTATCATGCTTTTTCTGTTAAGGATAAGTGAGCCACTGCCTGAAGTGTTTTTTAATGGGAATAATTTAGTGCCATTCATAGGTTTTCTCATTCCACTTTTTTCTGCCTGGCGACTTGCTAAATTCAATATTGATACCCGACAGGAAGAACAATTTATTGGAATCCCAACACCGGCATGCGCTTTAATGATTGTAGCATTAGCGCTGATAAATCAAAACACATTTAGTGCTTCATCATGGATGGCTGAATTGACAGGAAATAGTTATTTTCTTATATCAGCTACCATAATTTTATCCATACTCCTTGTAGCTGAAATTCCTTTACTTTCGCTAAAATTCAAAAATTTTAAATGGAAGGGAAACCAAAAAAGATTTATTCTTATCATTTTATCAATAGCACTCATTGCAGCTTTTCAGGTCAGTGCAATACCAATTATCTTTCTTAGTTATATTATTATTTCGATCATCTTTAAGAAATAA
- a CDS encoding S-adenosylmethionine:tRNA ribosyltransferase-isomerase, translated as MNTPNSILIHDFDYLLPQERIAKFPMAQRDQSKLLIYNAGGIHKDFFYNIAQHLPENSLVFFNETKVIQARLQFRRESGGKIEIFCLEPKQPTSEIQLAFQQSSPVVWKCLIGNAKRWKEVSIKKRIKIDQQEVEFFAKKIGKEVETYLVEFSWNPSLFNFSQLLESTGLVPLPPYLNREAEKEDKERYQTIYAQYNGSVAAPTAGLHFTDEVFEKLKEKNIHSDKVILHVGAGTFKPVSTDSIEAHEMHTEKIIIQKSTIKKLIEKQGEKIIVVGTTTLRTLESLYWFGAKLMINEPPVFRILQWDPYQEKYQLENSTIEVLVKIVEYMDQNDLSELHGETQLMIAPGYQIKIADILITNFHQPKSTLLLLVSAFIGEDWKKAYQYAMDNEFRFLSYGDSCLFFSEK; from the coding sequence ATGAATACTCCTAATTCAATTTTAATTCATGATTTTGATTATTTGCTTCCGCAGGAGCGGATTGCTAAATTCCCGATGGCACAAAGAGATCAATCAAAATTATTGATATATAACGCTGGGGGAATTCATAAAGATTTTTTTTACAATATAGCTCAACACCTTCCTGAAAATAGTTTAGTCTTCTTTAATGAAACCAAAGTTATACAGGCAAGGCTTCAGTTCCGGAGAGAATCAGGAGGTAAAATCGAAATATTTTGTCTGGAGCCAAAACAGCCTACTTCCGAAATCCAGCTTGCTTTTCAGCAAAGCAGTCCGGTTGTATGGAAATGCTTAATTGGGAATGCAAAAAGATGGAAGGAAGTGAGTATAAAAAAAAGGATCAAAATTGATCAGCAGGAAGTCGAATTTTTTGCAAAAAAGATTGGAAAAGAAGTAGAAACTTATTTGGTTGAATTTAGCTGGAACCCTTCACTTTTTAACTTTTCACAACTTCTCGAATCTACCGGATTGGTTCCATTACCGCCTTATTTAAACCGAGAGGCTGAAAAGGAGGATAAAGAACGTTACCAAACCATTTATGCCCAATATAATGGATCGGTGGCTGCTCCAACCGCAGGTTTGCATTTTACCGATGAGGTTTTTGAAAAGCTTAAAGAAAAGAATATTCATTCGGATAAGGTGATCTTGCACGTTGGGGCCGGGACTTTTAAACCAGTATCTACCGACAGTATTGAAGCACACGAAATGCATACCGAAAAAATCATCATTCAAAAATCAACCATTAAAAAATTGATTGAAAAGCAAGGTGAAAAGATCATTGTGGTTGGAACAACAACCTTGCGTACCCTGGAAAGTTTGTATTGGTTTGGCGCGAAATTAATGATTAATGAACCTCCTGTATTCCGTATTCTCCAATGGGATCCTTATCAGGAAAAGTATCAACTTGAAAATTCTACAATTGAAGTCTTAGTAAAGATCGTCGAATATATGGATCAAAATGATTTGAGTGAACTGCACGGAGAAACTCAGTTGATGATCGCGCCGGGATATCAAATCAAGATAGCGGATATTCTCATAACAAATTTTCATCAACCCAAAAGTACCTTGCTCTTGCTGGTTTCTGCTTTTATTGGGGAAGATTGGAAGAAGGCCTATCAATATGCCATGGACAACGAGTTTCGCTTTTTGAGCTACGGTGATTCATGTTTGTTTTTTAGTGAAAAATAA
- a CDS encoding MATE family efflux transporter — protein MGINDIKSNYIYFKKLKLSNIWNNIKEAIAGTDQDFTKGSLPRAIFLLSVPMVLEMIMESVFAVVDIFFVSRLGADAVATVGITEAVMTLVYAIGFGLAMATTAMVSRRIGEHKPKEAATTAFQAIITGIFISLLIAIPGYIFAEDIIRLMGASHNMVYNLSGYTRIMLGGNVVIMLLFIINAVFRSAGDAAISMRVLWFANIINIILDPCLIFGLGPFPELGIAGAAIATNIGRGSAVVYQFYILFRGKRRIKLGMDNLKIEINLIWRLIKLSLGGIGQNIIATSSWIGLVRIVSIYGSEVVAAYTIAIRVMVFTLMPSWGLSNAAATLVGQNLGANQPDRAERSVWLTGRINMIVMGLISIFFIVMPEVFIGVFISDIKVVEVGSISLRIMSYGFIAYAMGMVLINSFNGAGDTRTPTLINLIAFWIIEIPLAYFLAIGLNLRENGVFISIVISETILTLMAFYFFRQGKWKLMKV, from the coding sequence ATGGGAATTAACGATATAAAATCAAATTATATTTATTTTAAAAAATTGAAATTAAGCAATATTTGGAATAACATCAAAGAAGCAATTGCCGGTACAGATCAGGATTTCACTAAAGGAAGCCTGCCTCGTGCTATCTTTCTGCTCTCCGTGCCAATGGTTCTGGAGATGATCATGGAATCGGTATTCGCAGTTGTCGACATCTTCTTTGTATCAAGACTGGGTGCAGATGCCGTTGCCACCGTTGGGATTACCGAAGCGGTAATGACTTTGGTGTATGCCATCGGTTTCGGCCTGGCCATGGCAACCACTGCAATGGTCTCCCGTCGAATTGGAGAGCATAAACCAAAAGAAGCCGCCACTACAGCCTTTCAGGCTATTATTACCGGGATTTTCATTTCATTGTTGATTGCGATTCCGGGCTATATTTTTGCCGAGGATATCATTCGCCTAATGGGAGCTTCACACAACATGGTTTACAATTTATCAGGATATACCAGAATAATGTTGGGAGGGAACGTTGTAATCATGTTGCTTTTCATCATTAATGCCGTATTTCGAAGTGCCGGTGATGCGGCCATTTCGATGCGTGTATTGTGGTTTGCAAATATTATCAATATTATATTGGATCCCTGCTTGATTTTCGGACTCGGTCCATTTCCGGAATTAGGGATTGCAGGTGCTGCTATCGCAACCAATATTGGTAGGGGTTCTGCAGTTGTTTATCAGTTTTATATATTGTTCAGAGGTAAACGGCGGATAAAATTAGGAATGGATAACCTTAAAATTGAAATCAATCTTATTTGGCGGTTGATCAAACTCTCATTGGGAGGGATAGGTCAAAATATCATTGCAACTTCAAGCTGGATTGGATTGGTGCGCATCGTTTCAATTTATGGAAGTGAAGTTGTTGCAGCCTATACCATTGCCATTCGGGTAATGGTTTTTACTTTGATGCCATCCTGGGGTTTAAGCAATGCTGCTGCAACTTTGGTAGGGCAAAATTTGGGAGCCAACCAACCCGATCGGGCAGAACGATCCGTATGGTTAACAGGCCGAATTAATATGATTGTTATGGGTCTGATCAGCATCTTTTTTATCGTGATGCCTGAAGTATTCATAGGTGTATTTATTTCGGATATAAAAGTAGTTGAGGTAGGAAGTATTTCTTTGCGGATTATGAGCTATGGATTTATTGCCTATGCAATGGGAATGGTGTTGATTAATTCGTTTAACGGAGCAGGAGATACCCGTACGCCAACCCTTATCAATCTGATTGCCTTTTGGATCATTGAAATTCCTTTGGCTTATTTTTTGGCAATAGGATTGAATCTAAGAGAAAACGGCGTATTTATATCGATTGTAATTTCCGAAACAATACTAACACTCATGGCCTTTTATTTTTTCAGGCAGGGAAAGTGGAAATTGATGAAAGTTTAA
- a CDS encoding molybdenum cofactor guanylyltransferase has product MSLSGITGIVLAGGKSRRMGNEKGLIELNSKPLIQYAIDALEPICETILISTNSHFYDFLPYQKITDEFPNSGPMGGIYSCLKASKTDQNLVLSCDMPFIKSQLLADLIENSDGFDIVVPWHGEQQFEPICAFYRKNVEPTFRIFILQKNYKIPDAFDRLKTKKFEINTNLHYYSTDLFFNVNSQEEFFVLQGKLKSDHD; this is encoded by the coding sequence ATGAGTTTAAGTGGCATTACCGGAATTGTTTTAGCAGGTGGCAAAAGCCGTCGCATGGGCAATGAAAAGGGTTTGATCGAATTAAATTCCAAGCCGTTAATTCAGTATGCCATTGATGCGCTTGAGCCAATTTGCGAAACCATTTTAATTAGTACCAACTCACATTTTTATGATTTTCTGCCTTATCAAAAAATAACTGATGAGTTTCCGAATAGCGGCCCGATGGGAGGGATTTATTCCTGCTTAAAAGCTTCAAAAACGGATCAAAATCTGGTGCTTTCCTGCGATATGCCATTTATCAAATCTCAGCTTTTAGCAGATTTAATTGAAAATTCAGATGGGTTTGATATCGTTGTACCATGGCATGGCGAACAACAATTCGAACCCATATGTGCCTTTTATCGAAAAAATGTGGAACCGACATTTCGTATTTTTATTTTGCAAAAAAACTATAAAATTCCCGATGCTTTTGATCGATTGAAAACCAAAAAATTTGAGATTAATACAAACCTCCATTATTATTCAACAGATCTTTTTTTTAATGTTAATTCTCAGGAAGAATTTTTCGTTTTACAAGGAAAATTAAAGTCAGATCATGATTAG